GCGTGCATCACGCCCGGAATCAGTGATTTGTATGGGACGTCCTTCTCATCCTGAATCGGAAGGGCATCGAAATCCGCTCTAAGCGCGACGGTTTTCCCTGGCTTGGCTCCATAGATTTTTGCGACGACCCCATTACCGCCAACATTGGTTCGCACCTCAACTCCCAATTTTTCGTAAAAGGCGGCGATATACCTTGCTGTATTCTCCTCCTGGAAAGACAACTCTGGATGTTGATGCAAAAAGCGGCGGATATCCACCATTTCGGGGTAAAGGTTATCTAGTTTTCTAAAAAGCTGATCCTGCATCGTTTCATCTCCTTATGTATAATAGTTTGATAATTTAAATAATTATAACATGATTATAGAATAAAAACATTTAAGAATAGAAGCAAAAGAAGCCCCTGTTAAAGGAGCTTCGTATATAAATGGTGCCATTAAATGGCAGCCAGTGTTTTAAGCTAAATCAGAAACATGGCCACAATCGTGGTAACTATGAGCCCGATTGTAACAGGCAGGAGATTGCGTCTTGCCAGTTCGAATGGATCCACACCGCATATGGCAGCGGCTGGAATCAGTGCCCACGGAACCAGGGTCCCGCCGCCGACCCATATTGCCGCTATTTGACCGAGTGCGGTCAGTGTTGCAGCACCTGCACCTATCGCAGTTGAAAAAATCGCAGCAACCGATCCGGCCAGCGAGATGCCTGAAAATCCCGAACCATCAAGGCCTGTTATGGCCCCGACTGCCGTGAGCGTTACGGCCCCGACTTCCGCACTGAGTGGTACTACAGAAGCCAGTGCTATTCCCAGGTCATTGACGATACCTTGAGAAGTCTCGGGAAGGAATTCTCCGATAATTTTTGTGAAGCCGGAATCTCCAAGGTAGAAAAAGGCGGCAATTGGAATTACTGCACCAAAAACCTTGAATCCAAATTGGAATCCTTCAATGAGGTAGCCGGTCGTTTTTTCAAGTCCTTTGTTCTTGTGGGCTGCGAGAGAAATGAGGAGAAGAATGAAAATTGAAGTTCCGCCAACCAGCGCTGTAGCGTCGCCGCCTTGCAAATTGAGAATGGACATTGCTGCAACATCCGCAGCGAACAATACTGGTATGAGGAGGGCGAAAAGTTTCTTTGTTCCAGCTGTCAGCAGGCTCGGATCACTTGTTTTAGTTAACTCAACTTCAAGTGAACTGCTGCTTTTTAATTTCCCATTTTTCATATCTCTTTTTAAAAAATAGAAAGCCGTGACTGTGGTGACAACACCCATCACTATTACCAGAGGGATACTGGCCTGGACGACCGAACTGACTGGGATATCGGCTGCATCTGCTGTAAGCTTTGGAGCTGCCTGGATGATAAAATCGCCTGAAAGGGCAATTCCATGTCCAAAGAGGTTCATTGCGACCGCCACTCCCAGGGCAGGAAGCCCGACTCTTACTGCAACCGGCAAAAGGACGGCCCCCATCAAAGCGACAGCTGGCGAAGGCCAGAAAAACCATGAAATGATCATCATGACGATTCCAATCGTCCAATAAGCCAAGGCAGGTGTCTTAATAAGCCTGGCAAACGGGGAGATCATCGCATCGTTGATTCCTGTCACTGTCAGAGTCCTGCTCATCGCGACAATTATGGAAATCACAAGAATAGTAGGCAATAACTCGGTGATGGCGTATATGAAACTATTGAATACACTGCTGACTGAACCACTGAGTGAGCCAGTCGCAACAATCGCCAATAAAAATATCCCGATGATTGATACAAGTGATGTATCTCTTTTCTTGACCATAAACCCGATGATCAAGAAAATAAATAAAACATATATCCAATGAAGTGCCGTTAACTCTAAAACCATTGAGTATTTCCCCCTTCTTTATACTTGCTAGCCAATAGCTTTAAATAGGCAAATTCCCTAATTAAGTAATACAGAATATGATGGAAGATAAAAGGTGTGAGCAGGATTGGTAAAATTTTTATCAGTCCCGGGACGGAGGGAGAAAGCTTCCCTGGAGGGGCGGAAAAAGCTGGCCGTTCCCTTAAAATCTAGACAACGGGTAAGTTTACTAGTGAAAGAGAATGTAAATAAAGGGATTTTTTTATCCGAAAAAGAATTAGAGAGTAGGAAAGCAGGAAAGAAGGGGAAAGTGTTGCGAACTCGATCCGTGAATCAAATAGCTGTTGCTATCATTCTGGCAGGTCTTGGGATCATTTTATTACTTGTCAACCTGGGAGTCATTTCTTGGGAAATAAAGGAGCTTTTTGTCGTAACATATCCTTTTTTGCTATTGATGTATGGATTAGTAACCTTGTTGAAGAAGCAGTTTGGCTGGGGATTGTTCATCGGGGTTTTTTCTTCACTATTAGTCATGGACCGTTTTGACGTCATGGCCTTCCGATTTCTTGATGTGTGGAAGCTGTGGCCGCTTTTGCTGATTTATGTTGGAGTAACCATCTTAACCGGGAAGCGGAAGATAAACGTGATCTATCAACCAGACCAGACATCCGGAAAACAGGAGGAGAGGTTTCCGGAGTCAAACGGAAATTCCATGAGGAAAATCAGAGGGGCATCAATTGGCAAGGTGACATTTAAAGAGCAAAATTGGGCAGTTGAACCGATGGATTTATACAATATGGTTGGCGAATACTTTATTGATTTCAGTAAAGGATTCATTCCCGACAGAGAAACGCCAATAAGGGTAAGAGGCTGGGTGGGTGAGGTCAAAATGCTCATTCCGGAGGGAGTCCCTGTAAAAGTCAATGCTGTTATCGGAGTCGGGGAAGTAAAGCTGTTTGATTATGCTCAGGAACAAATCAAACATGTGATAGCTTATAAATCCGATGATTATGATGCAGCAGTCAGGAAACTGAACATCACAATCGAATTGAAAATCGGTTCAGTCAGAGTCGACCGGGTGTAGGGGGGAGAAAAATTGACTAGTATCCGCTTATGGTTCATCCAAACTTTCTTGATGATGGCGTTCATCACTTCCCTCATAATCTTCATCGGCCTGCAGATTTTTTTATCCGTTGTGCCTGACAGCGGTCTTTCGACTTCGATGACTTTCTGGTTTTGGCTGTATAGCTTTGGAATCATGGCGGCCGTGGGCTTCTACTTCAGTCTGCGGGGGAGCTATACAATCAAAGGACGTCTCAGCGACATATTATTATTGATCGCTACATTGCGCAGAGGGAAATTCACAGAAAGAATCATTACCGATGAAAGGGATGAAATCGGTTTGATTTCCGAGGAACTCAATCAGCTGTCTGAGTACCTTCAGGAACAGGTCCATTCCCTCCAAAAGCTGGCCGAAGAAAAAACAGAGCTATCCAGGACAGCAAAATCAGCAGCAATCATGGAGGAAAGACAGCGGCTTGCAAGGGATTTGCATGATGTTGTCAGCCAGCAGTTATTCGCCCTCAGCATGATGTCATCTGCTTCTCTAAGATGGTTTGACCAGGAGCCTGAAAAAGCCAGGAAGCAACTTGAACAGATATCTGAAATAGCAGGCAAGGCCCAGGGGGAAATGCGGGCGCTCCTTTTGCATCTGAGGCCTGTCCAGTTAAGCGGGGAGAGTCTGTGCATAGGAATCGTAAAGCTTATTCAGGAATTGAAGCAAAAAACTGGCCTTGCATTTGAGGCAAGTATTGATGAAATCGAAAATATTTCACAGGCAGCCGAAGAACATATTTTTAGGATCGTCCAGGAAGCATTGTCAAACATACTGAGGCATGCAGATGCGACAAAAGTAAAGGTACTGCTAACGGAAGAGAACCAAACGATTCATCTTTATATCGGTGACGATGGAAAAGGCTTTGATATTCATGAAGGAAAGATGGCATCTTACGGATTGAAAACAATGCGGGAGCGTTGCGAACAAATCGGCGGTACCTATAATATCCGGTCAAAAGAAAAAGAAGGCACCTATATAGAAATTAGGATACCCGCCATTAGGAGGGAAGAACAGTGGGGGAAATCATCAGAGTAGCAGTGGTAGATGATCATGAAATGGTGAGGAAAGGCATCCTTTCCTATCTGGAAACCGAACCGGGGATTGAGATCGTCGGGGAGGCAGACAGCGGAGTAAAGGCAGTTTCACTTGTTAAGGAAACGAAGCCAGACGTAGTTCTCATGGACCTTTTAATGGAGAATGGCACCGGAATTGAAGCGACAAGGGAGATACTGGGTTTTTATCCCGAATGCAAAATCATTATCATTACAAGCTTTTACGATGATGATCAGGTTTTTCCGGCAATTGAGGCAGGTGCTTTCAGTTATATGCTAAAAACAGCAACTGCATCAGAAGTCATCCAGGCGATTGAAAAAGCGGCCAGAGGAGAAACAGTAATCGAGCCAAAGGTTGCCAATAAAATGATGAGAAGGCTAAGGCCGCAAGAACGCAAAGCACATGATGAACTGACAGAACGGGAACTCGATGTACTTATGTGCATTGGAGAAGGTATGACAAACCAGCAAATCAGTCAAGAATTATTCATCGGAGTCAAAACGGTCAAGACACATGTGTCCAACATACTCGGAAAACTTGGACTATCAGACCGAACCCAGGCTGCAGTATACGCAAACCGGAATGGCCTGATAAAGATGCCGTGAAAAAAGAATGGGAGTGGGCCATTATAGGCCACTCCCAATTATTATTTTTCTATATAATACTTGGATACATAAGATGCGCTTTCAAAGATATTAGGTCTTGCGCCATCGATGCCAGCTTCTGTACCTCGGTTTTTATGTGTAGTTTGATAGGCTTTCGATTTTTGCCAGTTTTCAAATGCACTCTCATTTTCCCAGATGGTTAGAATGATATAGGTGTTTGAACTTAAAGGCCGTAGGACACGGATGGCGACAAACCCTGGTTCTTTCTCAATAAGCCTTGGCCGGTTAAGGAAACGGTCCTCGAAAAGCGGGCGCCCTTCATCCGTTACCGGGATATTGTTAAAGACCGCAAAGCCTTCATGGCCGAGTGTTCCGGCTGAATCAATCACTTCATATTTCCTTGGGGAACTGAATAAGGTTTTCCCGCCAGTCTCATGAACAAGGATAGATGATTCGTTATTGTTCATCAATACCATGCTTTCATTCTGGTGCTTTTCTTTTAATTTCAGCAGAAAATCTGCCGTTCCAGATGTAATGAACAAATTCATTTTTTTTGCCCCCTTTATTAAAATAAGTTTTTTCCTCTATTAAAATGATATTCATGCCATAAACTATTTTCCCTTTTTAAGAGTGGATAAAAACAAAAAAACGTCAAATTTTCAACAATTTAAAGCGTTTCCTATGAAATAGGGCCATAAAAGCGATATAGTGTAGATAGTTTGTTTTACTATGGGTATTAGAATACCGATTTCCATTCAGAAAATAGAAGTTTTTTATTTCAATCCTTTTATATTACAATGGATTACAGACATTACTGAAAGGTGGACCACACTTAATGAGCAAGATAATCAATGAAACTTTTTTAAAAGCGGCAAGAGGGGAAAAGACGGATCATGTACCTGTATGGTATATGAGGCAAGCGGGTCGGTCCCAGCCTGAATATAGAGCGATCAAGGAAAAATATTCACTCTTTGAAATTACTCATCAGCCAGAGCTTTGCGCATACGTCACAAGATTGCCGGTTGAGCAGTATGGTGTTGACGCGGCAATCCTATACAAAGATATCATGACTCCGCTGCCAGCTATGGGAGTTGACGTCGAAATTAAATCAGGCATTGGGCCAGTTATTGAAAATCCAATAAAATCCCTGTCAGATGTAGAAAAGCTGGGGATGATCAATCCGGAATCGGACGTACCGTATGTACTTGATACGATCAAGCTTCTTACTGAAGAGCAGCTTTCCGTGCCGTTAATCGGATTCTCCGGAGCACCGTTCACACTCGCGAGCTATATGATTGAAGGCGGCCCTTCAAAAAACTATAACAAGACAAAAGCTTTCATGTATGCACAGCCGGAAGCGTGGTTCGCGCTGATGGACAAGCTTGGCGACATGGTGATTACATATGTTAAATCACAAATCAAGGCTGGAGCAAAAGCAATCCAGATTTTTGATTCGTGGGTCGGCGCATTGAATGTCCAGGATTACCGTACCTTCATCAAACCAGTTATGAACAGGATTTTTTCAGAGCTGAAAAAAGAGAATGTCCCGTTAATCATGTTTGGTGTTGGAGCAAGCCACCTTGCACTTGAATGGCATGACCTTCCGCTCGATGTAGTAGGACTGGATTGGCGTCTGCAGGTAAGTGAAGCACGGGAGCTAGGTATCAAGAAGACTGTCATGGGAAATCTTGACCCGGCTATCCTGCTTGCACCTTGGGAGGTAATTGAAGAAAGGGCGAAAGCGATTCTTGATCAGGGAATGGCACAGCCCGGGTACATTTTTAACCTTGGACATGGCGTATTCCCATCCGTTAATCCAGAAACACTGAAAAGGCTGACAGCTTTTATCCATGAGTACTCTGCTTCAAAGATGGGCAAATAGTCTCTTTTCTGTTTCAGAGCATTACATTTGGTAAATTCGTAATGTTTTTGGCAGAATATAAGCTTAGAGACACGAAAAAGAGGTGCAATCATGACAAAGAAGAAAATGGGCCTGCTTGTGATGGCATACGGCACACCATACAAAGAAGAAGATATAGAACGATATTATACACATATCCGCCACGGGCGAACGCCGTCACCGGAAATGCTTGATGACCTGAGACAGCGTTACGAAGCGATTGGCGGGATTTCTCCGCTGGCGAAAATCACGGTCGAGCAAGGAGAAAAACTGGAACATCATTTGAACAGCATCCAGGATGAAATTGAATTCAAAATGTATCTTGGCTTGAAGCATATCGAGCCTTTTATCGAGGACGCTGTAAATCAAATGCATGAAGATGGAATTGAAGAGGCGGTCAGCATTGTGCTCGCACCGCATTTTTCAACATTCAGCGTGAAATCTTACAACGGACGTGCCAAGGAAGAAGCAGCAAAGCTTGGCGGACCTGAAATTGTATCGGTGGAAAGCTGGTATGATGAGCCAAAATTCATTTCATACTGGTCTGACCGTGTCGCAAAAACATTTGCAAATATGACTGCTGAAGAAAGGGAAAAGGCGGTTTTGATTGTTTCAGCGCATAGTCTGCCGGAAAAAATTCTTCAGATGGGGGATCCTTATCCTGAACAATTGAAGGAAACTGCTGATTTGATTGCCACAAAGGCAAAGGTTGAGAATTATGCGGTCGGCTGGCAAAGTGCAGGAAATACACCGGAGCCCTGGCTTGGACCAGATGTCCAGGATTTGACAAGGGATCTGTATGAAAAGCATGGCTACAAAGCATATGTATATGTTCCAGCCGGGTTCGTTTCCGACCATCTTGAAGTACTATATGATAATGATTATGAATGCAGGATCGTGACGGATGAAATCGGGGCCAGCTATTATCGACCGGAAATGCCGAATGCCCAGCCGGAATTCATTGACGCAGTGGCAGATGTCATTTTAAAGAAGCTGTCCACTTCACGCTAAAACTAGTAAAAGAAGGCGATTTACCGTGACAGAAAAAAAGAGAGTTGTAATTATAGGAGGAGGCATCACTGGTTTGGCGGCTGCATATTACTTGCAAAAGCGCGCCCGGGAGAATCAGCTTCCTCTCGAAGTAAAACTGGTTGAAGCCTCCCACCGTGTTGGCGGGAAAATGCAGACCTATGTAAAAGATGGTTTTGTGATCGAAAGAGGACCAGATTCTTTTCTTGAAAGAAAGGAAAGTGCAGGACGTCTGGCCAGGGAAGTAGGCTTAGGGGATAAACTAGTCAATAACAGCACGGGGAAATCGTATGTGCTCGTAAAGGACAAGCTTCATCCCATACCCGGCGGAGCAGTGATGGGAATCCCTACTCAAATCGGTCCGTTCGTTACTACAGGTTTATTTTCGTGGCCAGGGAAATTCCGGGCTGCAGGTGACTTTATTATGCCGCCTTCAAAGATTGATGGTGACCAGTCGCTTGGCGAGTTTTTCCGCCGCAGATTAGGTGATGAAGTGGTTGAAAATTTGATTGAACCCTTACTTTCAGGAATTTATGCCGGAGATATTGATAACATGAGTTTATTATCCACCTTTCCGCAATTCTATCAGGTGGAGCAGAAATACGGCAGCTTGATTCTCGGTACAAAGAAAACGACACCAGCCCCGAAAAAACAGCCTGCCGAGGCAGGACAGGCTAAGAAAAAGGGGATGTTCCTGACAGTGACGACTGGACTCCAGTCATTTGTTGATGCGATTGAGTCTAAGCTTGAACCTGGTTCCGTTATTAAGGGAATCAGGGTCGATAAAGTGAGCAGACAGGAAAATGCTTATCGTTTAAAGCTGAGCAGCGGCGAAACCCTTGATGCAGACAGCATCCTTTTTGCGGCCCCGCATGAAGCTGCCTTGCATATGTTCTCCGATCATGAACATATCTTTGACCCATTTCGTGACATGCCTTCGACTTCGGTTGCAACGGTCGCGATGGCGTTCCCGGAAAGTGTCATAAAGGAAGATATCGATGGCACGGGCTTCGTTGTATCAAGGAATGGTGATTACACCATTACCGCCTGCACTTGGACTCACAAAAAGTGGCCACATACAACTCCTGAGGGGAAGGTTC
The nucleotide sequence above comes from Mesobacillus jeotgali. Encoded proteins:
- a CDS encoding HAMP domain-containing sensor histidine kinase, whose protein sequence is MTSIRLWFIQTFLMMAFITSLIIFIGLQIFLSVVPDSGLSTSMTFWFWLYSFGIMAAVGFYFSLRGSYTIKGRLSDILLLIATLRRGKFTERIITDERDEIGLISEELNQLSEYLQEQVHSLQKLAEEKTELSRTAKSAAIMEERQRLARDLHDVVSQQLFALSMMSSASLRWFDQEPEKARKQLEQISEIAGKAQGEMRALLLHLRPVQLSGESLCIGIVKLIQELKQKTGLAFEASIDEIENISQAAEEHIFRIVQEALSNILRHADATKVKVLLTEENQTIHLYIGDDGKGFDIHEGKMASYGLKTMRERCEQIGGTYNIRSKEKEGTYIEIRIPAIRREEQWGKSSE
- a CDS encoding antibiotic biosynthesis monooxygenase family protein: MNLFITSGTADFLLKLKEKHQNESMVLMNNNESSILVHETGGKTLFSSPRKYEVIDSAGTLGHEGFAVFNNIPVTDEGRPLFEDRFLNRPRLIEKEPGFVAIRVLRPLSSNTYIILTIWENESAFENWQKSKAYQTTHKNRGTEAGIDGARPNIFESASYVSKYYIEK
- a CDS encoding response regulator transcription factor, which translates into the protein MIRVAVVDDHEMVRKGILSYLETEPGIEIVGEADSGVKAVSLVKETKPDVVLMDLLMENGTGIEATREILGFYPECKIIIITSFYDDDQVFPAIEAGAFSYMLKTATASEVIQAIEKAARGETVIEPKVANKMMRRLRPQERKAHDELTERELDVLMCIGEGMTNQQISQELFIGVKTVKTHVSNILGKLGLSDRTQAAVYANRNGLIKMP
- the hemE gene encoding uroporphyrinogen decarboxylase, coding for MSKIINETFLKAARGEKTDHVPVWYMRQAGRSQPEYRAIKEKYSLFEITHQPELCAYVTRLPVEQYGVDAAILYKDIMTPLPAMGVDVEIKSGIGPVIENPIKSLSDVEKLGMINPESDVPYVLDTIKLLTEEQLSVPLIGFSGAPFTLASYMIEGGPSKNYNKTKAFMYAQPEAWFALMDKLGDMVITYVKSQIKAGAKAIQIFDSWVGALNVQDYRTFIKPVMNRIFSELKKENVPLIMFGVGASHLALEWHDLPLDVVGLDWRLQVSEARELGIKKTVMGNLDPAILLAPWEVIEERAKAILDQGMAQPGYIFNLGHGVFPSVNPETLKRLTAFIHEYSASKMGK
- the hemH gene encoding ferrochelatase, translating into MTKKKMGLLVMAYGTPYKEEDIERYYTHIRHGRTPSPEMLDDLRQRYEAIGGISPLAKITVEQGEKLEHHLNSIQDEIEFKMYLGLKHIEPFIEDAVNQMHEDGIEEAVSIVLAPHFSTFSVKSYNGRAKEEAAKLGGPEIVSVESWYDEPKFISYWSDRVAKTFANMTAEEREKAVLIVSAHSLPEKILQMGDPYPEQLKETADLIATKAKVENYAVGWQSAGNTPEPWLGPDVQDLTRDLYEKHGYKAYVYVPAGFVSDHLEVLYDNDYECRIVTDEIGASYYRPEMPNAQPEFIDAVADVILKKLSTSR
- the liaF gene encoding cell wall-active antibiotics response protein LiaF; protein product: MLRTRSVNQIAVAIILAGLGIILLLVNLGVISWEIKELFVVTYPFLLLMYGLVTLLKKQFGWGLFIGVFSSLLVMDRFDVMAFRFLDVWKLWPLLLIYVGVTILTGKRKINVIYQPDQTSGKQEERFPESNGNSMRKIRGASIGKVTFKEQNWAVEPMDLYNMVGEYFIDFSKGFIPDRETPIRVRGWVGEVKMLIPEGVPVKVNAVIGVGEVKLFDYAQEQIKHVIAYKSDDYDAAVRKLNITIELKIGSVRVDRV
- the hemY gene encoding protoporphyrinogen oxidase, yielding MTEKKRVVIIGGGITGLAAAYYLQKRARENQLPLEVKLVEASHRVGGKMQTYVKDGFVIERGPDSFLERKESAGRLAREVGLGDKLVNNSTGKSYVLVKDKLHPIPGGAVMGIPTQIGPFVTTGLFSWPGKFRAAGDFIMPPSKIDGDQSLGEFFRRRLGDEVVENLIEPLLSGIYAGDIDNMSLLSTFPQFYQVEQKYGSLILGTKKTTPAPKKQPAEAGQAKKKGMFLTVTTGLQSFVDAIESKLEPGSVIKGIRVDKVSRQENAYRLKLSSGETLDADSILFAAPHEAALHMFSDHEHIFDPFRDMPSTSVATVAMAFPESVIKEDIDGTGFVVSRNGDYTITACTWTHKKWPHTTPEGKVLLRLYVGRPGDEAIVELSDDEIVKIALEDLNKTMDIQAQPDFAVVSRWKEAMPQYTVGHKQRVSKLKNDLTDELPGVFVGGSSFEGVGLPDCIDQGEAAVEKILGYLQF